One segment of Ureibacillus thermophilus DNA contains the following:
- a CDS encoding P-II family nitrogen regulator, with protein sequence MKKIEAIIRPEKLTDTIKELKKIGITGFSVSQIVGRGKQIDTQGVYRGRNYKVTLHPKIKLEIVLSDYMVKQTIETIITSSQTGEDGDGKIYVYPILEAYNIKTGEIDLSIDDLANNRGE encoded by the coding sequence ATGAAAAAAATTGAAGCAATTATTCGACCAGAAAAGCTTACGGATACGATTAAAGAGTTAAAAAAAATTGGTATTACTGGCTTCTCGGTATCTCAGATTGTTGGACGGGGAAAACAAATCGACACCCAAGGAGTATATCGGGGGAGAAATTATAAAGTCACTCTTCACCCAAAAATCAAATTGGAAATTGTCCTTTCCGATTATATGGTCAAGCAAACGATTGAAACCATTATTACATCCAGTCAAACCGGTGAAGATGGGGATGGAAAAATTTATGTGTACCCCATACTGGAAGCCTATAACATTAAGACTGGCGAGATAGATTTGAGCATTGATGATTTAGCAAATAATAGAGGTGAATAG
- a CDS encoding ammonium transporter: MELIYLNTIWVVISAAMVLFMEGGFSLLEAGLVRTKNAVNVTMKIFVDLTVGILAFWLVGFGIMFGKDAFGFIGTSLFANPENISLSMALPSAAFVLFQMGFAVASVSIVSGAVAERMNFKAYIVAVALICMIIYPISGHWIWNSDGWLAKMGMKDFAGSAAIHAVGGFIAFAIAKKLGPRKGRFNSDGSANVFAPSNIPLASAGAFVLWFGWFAFNAGSTLDASNTALASIALNTILAGASGGTAALLMTMKKFGKADPSMTINGVLASLVAITAGCAYVSHFSAIIIGGISGIIVIYATLFVDSLKVDDPVGAVAVHGFNGVFGTIAVGLFDTSQGLFTTGEASLLTVQLLGAIVAVVWGLIGGAVIAKICEGTVHLRASEREEEEGLDMTYHGIPAYNELERFTDLPTSLYDFEESTGIVVAPVKKKSVRNASVRLK; the protein is encoded by the coding sequence ATGGAGCTGATTTATTTAAATACCATATGGGTTGTGATTAGTGCCGCAATGGTTTTATTCATGGAAGGTGGATTCAGTTTACTGGAAGCCGGTTTAGTGCGAACAAAAAATGCCGTGAATGTCACGATGAAGATTTTTGTTGATTTGACGGTAGGTATTCTCGCATTTTGGTTAGTTGGTTTTGGCATTATGTTTGGAAAAGATGCTTTTGGATTTATTGGGACAAGTTTATTTGCCAATCCTGAAAACATCTCCTTATCGATGGCATTGCCTAGTGCGGCTTTTGTACTTTTTCAAATGGGATTTGCCGTTGCAAGTGTCTCCATCGTTTCAGGAGCCGTAGCGGAACGGATGAACTTTAAAGCTTATATTGTAGCAGTCGCACTTATATGCATGATTATCTATCCTATAAGTGGCCATTGGATTTGGAATAGCGATGGGTGGCTGGCGAAAATGGGCATGAAGGATTTTGCAGGCTCTGCTGCCATTCATGCGGTTGGGGGATTTATTGCTTTTGCAATCGCGAAAAAACTGGGGCCAAGAAAAGGAAGATTTAATTCCGATGGCAGTGCGAACGTTTTTGCCCCAAGCAATATTCCTTTAGCTTCAGCAGGTGCTTTTGTTTTATGGTTTGGCTGGTTTGCGTTCAATGCAGGAAGCACATTAGATGCATCCAATACAGCGCTTGCCTCTATTGCACTAAATACGATTCTTGCAGGAGCTAGTGGAGGTACTGCTGCACTTTTGATGACCATGAAAAAATTTGGAAAAGCAGACCCGAGTATGACAATAAACGGTGTTTTGGCAAGTTTGGTCGCTATTACCGCCGGATGCGCCTATGTTTCCCACTTTAGTGCCATCATCATCGGAGGAATCAGTGGAATCATTGTCATTTATGCAACTTTGTTCGTTGATTCTTTAAAAGTGGATGACCCTGTGGGAGCGGTAGCTGTTCACGGTTTTAACGGAGTATTTGGAACGATTGCCGTTGGATTGTTCGATACTTCTCAAGGGCTTTTTACAACCGGTGAAGCTTCTCTCCTAACAGTACAATTATTGGGTGCTATTGTTGCTGTTGTATGGGGTCTAATTGGCGGTGCAGTTATTGCGAAGATATGTGAGGGTACGGTCCATCTTAGAGCCAGTGAACGCGAGGAAGAAGAAGGATTGGATATGACCTACCACGGTATTCCTGCCTATAATGAATTGGAGCGCTTTACGGATTTACCTACGAGTTTATACGATTTTGAAGAATCAACAGGCATCGTGG